A part of Aspergillus flavus chromosome 1, complete sequence genomic DNA contains:
- a CDS encoding putative metallophosphoesterase domain-containing protein (unnamed protein product) — translation MAEQPQPTVKTRFLVISDTHGRDSIPSSNEPADVAIHCGDLTMGSTLQEFQGAIKLLKQINAPLKLVIAGNHDFTLDPPAFQNKIREARRLQNIDPLLIEKEYGYCGQVRELFDHVDAKEKSGIRLLEEGTHYLTLQNGASLTVYASPYTPSFGEWGFQYSPHEGHEFAIGNVDLVMTHGPPRGVLDNTISGQRTGCEHLFGRVARSRPRMHCFGHIHGIWGAKLVAWRKTISEKPSHLTDIDNGQSTVIEKLSNIKASGPRAYYLTSHCADDANPLQHGRHTLFVNAAIEGSDGFPSHPAWLVDLDLQRAL, via the coding sequence taccatcatcaaaTGAGCCTGCCGATGTGGCCATCCACTGCGGCGATCTCACGATGGGGTCCACCCTGCAAGAATTCCAAGGAGCCATTAAACTCCTAAAGCAAATCAACGCCCCACTCAAGCTTGTCATCGCGGGCAATCACGACTTCACACTTGACCCCCCTGCATTTCAGAACAAAATCCGCGAAGCCCGGAGGCTGCAAAATATTGACCCACTTCTTATCGAGAAAGAGTACGGCTACTGCGGGCAGGTTCGAGAACTATTCGACCATGTTGACGCGAAGGAAAAAAGCGGCATCCGACTTTTAGAGGAAGGGACACATTACTTGACCCTTCAAAACGGTGCGTCGTTAACAGTATATGCCAGCCCGTACACACCGTCGTTTGGGGAATGGGGGTTTCAGTATAGTCCACACGAAGGTCATGAGTTCGCAATTGGGAATGTTGACTTGGTTATGACGCATGGCCCGCCTCGCGGCGTCCTGGACAATACCATCTCCGGCCAAAGAACAGGTTGTGAGCATCTTTTTGGAAGGGTTGCCCGATCCAGACCGCGAATGCACTGCTTTGGACACATTCATGGAATCTGGGGAGCTAAACTGGTCGCATGGCGCAAGACGATTAGTGAGAAACCGTCCCATCTGACTGATATCGACAACGGCCAATCAACGGTAATCGAAAAGCTCTCCAATATCAAAGCCAGTGGCCCCCGGGCATATTATCTGACCAGTCACTGTGCTGATGATGCAAACCCCCTTCAACATGGGCGCCATACTCTGTTTGTCAATGCCGCTATCGAAGGCTCCGATGGCTTTCCCTCCCACCCTGCATGGCTCGTCGACTTGGACCTCCAAAGAGCCCTTTGA